In Salmo salar chromosome ssa24, Ssal_v3.1, whole genome shotgun sequence, the following proteins share a genomic window:
- the LOC106585482 gene encoding ras-related protein Rab-35, with protein MARDYDYLFKLLIIGDSGVGKSSLLLRFADNTFSGSYITTIGVDFKIRTVEINGEKVKLQIWDTAGQERFRTITSTYYRGTHGVIVVYDVTSAESFVNVKRWLHEINQNCDDVCRILVGNKNDDPNSKVVETTDAQKFAEQMSINLFETSAKENINVEEMFNCITELVLRAKKEVQAKQQQQQQNDVVKLTKNSKRKKKCC; from the exons ATGGCCAGGGACTACGATTACCTCTTCAAGCTGCTCATCATCGGTGACAGTG GAGTGGGGAAGAGCAGTCTCCTCCTGCggtttgcagacaacacatttTCAG GTAGCTACATCACCACGATTGGAGTGGACTTCAAGATCCGGACAGTGGAGATCAATGGGGAGAAGGTGAAGCTGCAGATCTGGGATACGGCAGGACAGGAGCGCTTCCGCACCATCACCTCCAC aTACTACAGAGGAACACATGGGGTCATAGTGGTATATGATGTCACGAGTGCTGAATCCTTTGTGAATGTGAAACGATGGCTACATGAAATCAACCAGAACTGTGATGACGTGTGTCGAATATTAG TGGGAAACAAGAACGACGATCCCAACTCAAAGGTGGTGGAGACGACTGACGCACAGAAGTTTGCAGAGCAGATGAGCATCAACCTCTTTGAGACGAGTGCAAAAGAGAACATCAATGTTGAAGAG ATGTTTAACTGCATCACAGAGCTAGTGCTGAGAGCCAAGAAGGAGGTGCAggccaagcagcagcagcagcaacagaatgACGTGGTCAAACTCACCAAGAACAGTAAACGAAAGAAAAAGTGCTGCTAG